The DNA sequence GGTATACTGACTTCAGTGCAGTCCTCGAGTCTTGCCAGACATCGCCGCATCCACACCGGCAAGCGACCGTACAAGTGCGCCCATGACGGCTGCTTGAAGAGGTGAGACTTCCCACCTTTGGAGCTATGACACTTGTCCACAGACCCCGGGTTCACTGACACGAAGCAGCTTCTGCAGAAAGACCACCATGGTCAAGCACCAACGCCGCTCTCACCAACGAGGCATCCACTCCTCCGAGCTCGACGACTCCATGTCCGACACGGGCAGTGAGgactccccctccaccccaaagAGCCATTCCGCCATGCCCTGGGCCAcagcccaacagcaacatcacaTCCCCATGATGGGACCCCACggccaccatctccagcgTGCCGCGAGCTTCGCCGACTTTGGCCAGCACATGAACGGGTACAgcctccagcagcagtacaacaaccaacaccgccatTCTTTGTCGTCTGGCGGGGCAGCTGAATACCACGGCCTGCATCAGGATCCGCACCCCCAAGctgttcaccaccaccatcaacaacaacaaccccagcctccccaacatcaccaccaccaaaacgtTCCCGTCGTGCTGCAGAGGacgtcctccctcccccaccacagctACTTCGTCGCGGACTCCAACAACCCGGGCGTAGCAACAAtgaacaccaacccccaccctGGCGCCCCTCAggttcaccaccaccagcacgcCCCCCAATACCAAACCATCCCGCGCCAAGCCCCCGTTGAGATGACCTATCCTTCCGCCCCCGGTCTTGCCGCCTCCATCCAGTCAAGCCCATCTAGCTTCTCGGCCGGATCAGGCCggtccccctccacccaagAAGGGTTTTACACTCATGCCCCTCCCGCCCAAGCAGCGACATATGCTCTTCACGCGACGAGCCCAGTGGTGGAGactcaacagcagcagcagcagcagcaacaacaacaacaacaacaacaacaacagaacatgtacccccctcctcagcaagcccaggcccaaccaaccagccaACCTCAGGAGCAAAAGTACTATGAGCCGCAACCGGTCAGAGAGGAAGAGCCGCAGCAGAATTGGTATAGCGGTGCGCATGCTGTTTACCAGCCTCCGGTCGAGGTGGCGACGATTGGGGGGTATGCCGCCGGTGGTGTGTATGACCCGTGGGGGACGGGGCCAAAGCTGGAGTTTGATGACGGGATGCAGTTGCCCAGTGCGAGGATTGAGTCGATGTAAGGGGTTGGGTGGAAAAGTGGTGATGTTGCAGGTTGTTGCATATTTTGgattttgtctttttttgggttggtgttttttccctctcttcatcCATCaataccccctttttcttcttctttctttctttcttgcctTGCAGTCTCTCAGACGGGGACTGGGGCTTGTGTAACATTAGTTGTATTTGTGCGCGTGATGCGGTTTTggattttttcttttcttgtggAGGTCTTTGCCGAGCAAACGGGAGGCTGTtggtttgatgttgtttgttgtcgTCGCATTTTAACCCGgaacaccacacacacaaagGAACATTTGGGGTCGGGGGGTCGGGGGTCGGCTGGCTTATGGCTTATTttaccatcatcatcatcatcaatccaTCCTTTACGAATGTTTTCTGATATATGCTGAACGGccgatttttattttcttcaTATATATTGTCTTTGCTATGTTTGTTGTCAgctttttttccttttcggAAATGAACTTTGGTTTCTGTTGTTTGAATGCTTTTGTTTTCGCGTATTGGTTTTTGATGTATGGGAGTGTGATTAGGGGTGagtaggggggagggatatgGAATTGTGGAATGgacatgtgtgtgtgatACCTTGGCCGTGGGTAAGGAACggaaggaagggaaaggaagggaaggggacaAGGCAACAAtgattttttctttctctctctttttttctttgtttcATAATATGGGAGGATGgttttgatgttttttttctctctcttcttcgaATATTATGCTTAATTCTGAGGTTGGGGGGTAGggtaggggggaggggggggggatggtaATGAAGAACTGACAAAAAATGATGGGATGAGGGTTGACTCGAACTTTCTGGGGGCTGTAACGatagggtggtggtggtagatgAAGTTGGGAGgattatttttttttaaaaaaaaggagagagtgtgagtgagtggtgAAGAGGTTGATCAAGTTCTTGTCTATAGCTTTGTACTTTTAGTGCTTCATATATACATACCTGTCAATGAAGTTTTCGTATTCATCTCGCTGTCctcggttgttgttgttgttgtagttgttgttgtgtttggtgAGATCTTGTCGAAAGTCCATCACTGTTattgaaaaggggggttgtgatgggtGGCGAGTTGACTGTTGCCGTCGAGGGGATTCGTGGAGTATGTCGAACCGCGAGGTGTTGTCACGAGTGGTAATCTTGATGTCTCCTCCACTGCTGACCtgatatcctcctctcctcggaTGTCAAGATTGTCATCCCGTTCCTCTCGCTCCTCAGGGGTCTAACAACAGACGGGATTTGGTGTGGGTTGGTTGGCGTTGACGGTGCTGGTGGCTCCATCCCCAGCTTCAGCAAAGCAGACATTGACTTCTCTGTTcgcttccttcctcctcttggcaGATTAGATGGACAGGTCGCGCCTTCCTCCAACAATGCACAATCATGACCACCCGTTCCTTCCTCGTCTTTTCCACAGTGGATATTCCCATCTTATTGTTGGCCAATGCCAAACAAAGCAAAAGTAAGCCCTCCAACTGGCCCCCCCCGAAGGTGGAGAAGACCCTGTCCGCAAACCGCGCCCCCTTCAGTCCTGCGCAGACAAGGCCGAGTGTTGGACACCAGCCGCACGAATCGATTCCCCTCCAAGTTTGACGCCCCTTAACccttcaactccctcccATAACCGCAGTGTCTCCTCCAGACAATCGTACCAGCGGCCGGACTTCGTATTTCGGGACTTGGTTTGTTCGACGGGCTCGTGGTCAGGTTTGCCGAGAGTCGCCAGTTATTCCACGTGCAAGTATGTGATGGCAGCACATGTCTCCCCCACCAAGGCCGGCCAGGTCTCATCCAGACCACTCGCATACCCCGTCGTCGGTGGCTGATCTatccgtcgtcgtcgctgaTTCTggccatcttcatcaaccgAGATATCTCGTCGAGGCGAGGC is a window from the Podospora pseudocomata strain CBS 415.72m chromosome 6, whole genome shotgun sequence genome containing:
- a CDS encoding hypothetical protein (COG:S; EggNog:ENOG503Q31Y), producing the protein MELMELVDNEPTARPFQCDWDGCGKSFNRKSDLQRHYRIHTNERPYQCNQPGCGKSFIQRSALTVHIRTHTGEKPHQCQHHGCGKRFSDSSSLARHRRIHTGKRPYKCAHDGCLKSFCRKTTMVKHQRRSHQRGIHSSELDDSMSDTGSEDSPSTPKSHSAMPWATAQQQHHIPMMGPHGHHLQRAASFADFGQHMNGYSLQQQYNNQHRHSLSSGGAAEYHGLHQDPHPQAVHHHHQQQQPQPPQHHHHQNVPVVLQRTSSLPHHSYFVADSNNPGVATMNTNPHPGAPQVHHHQHAPQYQTIPRQAPVEMTYPSAPGLAASIQSSPSSFSAGSGRSPSTQEGFYTHAPPAQAATYALHATSPVVETQQQQQQQQQQQQQQQQQNMYPPPQQAQAQPTSQPQEQKYYEPQPVREEEPQQNWYSGAHAVYQPPVEVATIGGYAAGGVYDPWGTGPKLEFDDGMQLPSARIESM